A single window of Treponema denticola ATCC 35405 DNA harbors:
- a CDS encoding tetratricopeptide repeat protein, producing MKSKNKFFITIIFLLILIYGCKTTNRDTTDTEKKQNYSQAEYFNIAGNTAKEKKDGTRAIYYYTKAIEADPAYIEAYLNRGEMYYYVNEHEKALADFDRIIELNPKEDKAYYFKGLLFNDAGNYNKAIENLNTAINLNDKDYEYYEARSRAYEQINEYEKAFEDINTAIKLNPKSAKLYNLRGRLHEHFERTDDAINDFKIAIKLDSNDIWPYNGLLFIYLEMDKNNEAFEIVNKMIKMKPSWIGILYGIRGTLFSMRGQYKEAIEDCNTGIRMYPHNASLYNIRGKIYFDLKEYKKAIKDFDMAIKFALENQNTEKQDAIEYKQKAYEALTEMEQKK from the coding sequence ATGAAATCTAAAAATAAATTTTTTATCACAATCATATTTTTATTAATCTTAATCTACGGCTGCAAAACAACAAATAGAGATACAACCGATACAGAAAAAAAACAAAACTACAGTCAAGCCGAGTATTTTAACATTGCAGGGAACACTGCAAAAGAAAAGAAAGACGGAACAAGGGCTATATACTATTATACAAAAGCTATTGAAGCAGATCCGGCTTATATTGAAGCTTATCTAAACCGCGGAGAAATGTATTATTACGTAAATGAACACGAAAAAGCTCTAGCTGACTTTGATAGGATAATTGAGCTTAATCCGAAAGAAGATAAAGCCTATTATTTTAAAGGTTTATTGTTTAATGATGCAGGTAACTATAATAAAGCTATTGAAAACTTAAATACTGCGATAAACTTAAACGATAAAGATTATGAATATTACGAAGCAAGAAGCCGAGCTTATGAACAAATCAATGAATATGAAAAAGCTTTTGAGGATATAAATACTGCAATTAAATTAAATCCGAAATCTGCAAAACTATACAATTTAAGAGGGAGATTGCACGAACATTTTGAAAGAACTGATGATGCAATAAACGACTTTAAAATAGCTATTAAATTGGATTCTAATGATATATGGCCGTATAATGGACTACTTTTTATATATCTGGAAATGGATAAAAATAATGAGGCATTTGAAATTGTCAATAAGATGATAAAAATGAAGCCTTCATGGATAGGTATACTATATGGAATACGCGGAACATTATTTTCAATGAGAGGGCAATATAAAGAAGCCATAGAAGACTGTAATACCGGTATAAGGATGTATCCTCATAATGCCTCTCTATACAATATCCGAGGAAAAATTTATTTTGATCTCAAAGAATACAAAAAAGCAATAAAAGATTTTGATATGGCTATTAAATTTGCTCTAGAAAACCAAAATACAGAAAAACAAGATGCCATCGAATACAAACAAAAAGCCTACGAAGCTCTGACCGAAATGGAACAAAAGAAATAA
- the recO gene encoding DNA repair protein RecO, producing MANRSWSSEALVLSLKTFGEGHRNALLLLPYTEHSCQLVDAAVFGGPKSKLRSMVIPYHTGEVWIYSNPIKNSNKISDFKVSDYRIGLSDNLTRIWCAAFAAELAVKLKGNIDWQIINSFLTGIAVSSENECRKALLRFLWRVISLSGLAPDMEHCCRCGIRVSSKMPETDYLNKSVSAFSYAEKNFFFVPHEDSCVCSSCLDKHEPAFPLSGESLLYLFAVQNLIPKISRELNLSDQAYAELKDFLFYLIRLAAGSNFKTLESCDFLL from the coding sequence ATGGCAAACCGCTCTTGGTCTTCCGAAGCCCTTGTTCTTTCATTGAAGACATTCGGGGAGGGACACAGAAACGCCCTCCTCCTCTTACCCTATACTGAACACTCCTGCCAGCTGGTAGATGCAGCCGTCTTCGGCGGGCCTAAAAGCAAACTGCGCAGCATGGTCATCCCTTATCATACAGGAGAAGTTTGGATTTATTCCAACCCCATAAAAAATTCAAACAAGATAAGCGACTTTAAGGTAAGCGACTACCGCATAGGCCTCAGCGATAACCTGACCCGTATTTGGTGTGCCGCATTTGCAGCCGAATTAGCCGTAAAGCTTAAGGGAAACATCGATTGGCAAATCATAAATTCCTTTTTAACGGGAATTGCCGTTTCTTCCGAAAACGAATGTAGAAAAGCCCTGCTCCGTTTTTTGTGGCGTGTAATCTCTTTATCTGGTCTTGCCCCAGATATGGAACATTGCTGCCGTTGCGGAATAAGGGTTTCAAGTAAAATGCCGGAAACGGATTACCTTAATAAAAGCGTTTCGGCCTTTTCTTATGCTGAAAAAAACTTTTTTTTCGTTCCGCATGAGGATTCTTGCGTTTGCAGTTCCTGCCTTGATAAACACGAACCGGCCTTTCCCCTTTCAGGCGAAAGCCTTTTATACCTCTTTGCAGTTCAAAATCTTATCCCTAAAATTTCAAGAGAATTAAACCTCTCGGATCAAGCCTATGCCGAGTTAAAAGATTTTTTATTCTATCTTATAAGACTTGCCGCAGGTTCAAATTTTAAAACCCTTGAATCTTGTGATTTTCTGTTGTAA
- a CDS encoding LysM peptidoglycan-binding domain-containing protein: MKENSNIKKSGIRILTIEELYMINGGKQTSKDENEGDYTVKQGDTLSKIAREHYPDASTKELSEKIKEIAKNSGIENPDLIRPGQKIVFGDKESSVSSSSSTPSEPSQTQTDSSSTTSQEEYGDKTDYSERGDTEPDMTENTPNKQEKSYGKEKQVNGNGQHSSDEKNSNKQESSFGISIADIKTKKGFFKQDNKLKKIDNDKTIDTSEKFKNQLNNLKTITQDIMDGEHKNKNEYDPDANIFKGQDPKSLTNTIVNFVTNHYEKLPLLGGFGLIAGALYLGNETVRNGINSLIETRGTITKPLNENSNFSFSSLPGTSNTKEGETVYYVQPQFGIDIKTPFKSGAGAGNIYVENRIRTNLDVYSTKTGPFPQLTGKDNNPFSTLQVDIGVQIQY, encoded by the coding sequence ATGAAAGAAAATTCAAACATAAAAAAATCAGGAATCAGAATATTAACCATTGAAGAGCTGTATATGATAAACGGCGGTAAACAGACATCTAAAGATGAGAATGAAGGAGATTATACAGTAAAACAAGGAGATACTTTAAGTAAGATAGCACGGGAACACTATCCTGATGCAAGCACTAAGGAGTTATCCGAAAAAATTAAAGAAATTGCAAAAAACAGCGGTATAGAAAACCCTGACCTGATACGGCCGGGGCAAAAAATAGTATTTGGCGATAAAGAAAGCAGCGTATCGTCGTCTTCCTCTACTCCAAGTGAACCGTCGCAGACTCAAACGGATTCTTCTTCGACAACATCACAGGAAGAATATGGGGACAAAACCGATTATTCGGAAAGAGGGGATACCGAACCGGATATGACGGAGAATACTCCAAATAAACAGGAAAAATCCTATGGTAAAGAAAAGCAAGTAAACGGAAATGGGCAACATTCATCAGACGAGAAAAACTCAAACAAACAAGAGTCATCATTTGGGATTTCTATCGCAGATATTAAAACAAAAAAGGGCTTTTTTAAACAAGATAATAAATTAAAAAAAATAGATAATGATAAAACCATAGATACTTCAGAAAAATTTAAAAATCAATTAAATAATCTAAAAACAATCACACAAGATATAATGGATGGTGAGCATAAAAATAAGAATGAATATGATCCCGATGCCAATATTTTTAAAGGCCAAGATCCAAAATCTCTAACCAATACCATAGTTAATTTTGTAACCAACCATTATGAAAAACTTCCTCTACTGGGAGGGTTTGGCCTCATTGCAGGCGCTTTGTATTTAGGCAATGAAACGGTAAGAAACGGAATTAACTCTCTGATAGAGACCAGGGGTACAATTACCAAGCCCTTAAATGAAAATTCAAATTTTTCATTTAGCTCCTTACCGGGAACATCTAACACAAAAGAGGGTGAAACTGTATATTATGTACAACCTCAGTTTGGAATAGATATAAAAACACCTTTTAAATCAGGTGCGGGAGCAGGTAATATTTATGTAGAAAACAGAATAAGAACTAATTTGGATGTATATTCGACTAAAACAGGACCATTTCCACAACTGACCGGAAAAGATAACAATCCTTTTTCAACTCTGCAAGTTGACATCGGTGTACAAATCCAATACTAA
- a CDS encoding peptidase domain-containing ABC transporter — translation MFNKKSNLTVVLQQDTQDCGPACLATLCKYYGKRIPISYIRKIAGTDRGGTSGYGIVRGAEELGFSCQGALSPEKEFSEDIVFPIITHLKRNDSEHYVVIFKIKKDNVIIGDPASGLLKIPISEFKKEWSGVFFVLTPQEKFKLNKDSGSILTRFFYLLKPHKKIVGEVLTASILLSFLGIIVAFYFRFLVDEVLYSGTKITLNLVSLGYLVVIIFQTLLNISRNQLMLHMSSKMEAALSFEYFDHVIHLPMDFFTTRKTGEVLSRIHDVNTIRQVLSSTGMNIILDSLMLVVGGAFLCASGGILMLIAVIPVIISAIVICFFVQPYRRMIKEKAVIDAEKYSGMVESINGIGTVKALSSEDLAFERTEVKMVDSVNKGIEIGTLANIENAVQMTLSQLGTLGVYWVGSFKILTGTMSLGQLIAFSILSGYFLGPLGRLLTLQPTLQEAFVAANRLSEILDMPIEKTTYSGKTKIENIEGSIDIKDLCFAYGLHGNTLENINLNIKPGMKIAFVGASGSGKTTLVKLLMKFYNFQSGEILIDGLNIKDLETESYRKLIGYVPQEVLLFSGSIRENILWGNGFLPENALYYAAKVSRSDAFINKLPDRYETIIGERGATLSGGERQRIALARILLREPKILILDEATASLDAITEKAIMNTIEEIIENKTTIIVAHRLSTIINCDKIFVFDGGKIKEEGTHKELILKNGIYTDLWNAQNTGV, via the coding sequence AGAATTAGGATTTTCATGTCAGGGAGCTTTAAGTCCCGAAAAAGAATTTTCCGAGGACATCGTCTTCCCCATAATTACTCATTTAAAAAGAAATGATTCAGAACATTATGTTGTAATTTTTAAAATTAAAAAAGATAACGTAATTATAGGAGACCCTGCTTCAGGGCTTTTGAAAATACCTATAAGTGAATTTAAAAAAGAGTGGAGCGGTGTCTTTTTTGTTTTAACTCCTCAAGAAAAATTTAAGTTAAATAAAGATTCAGGCAGTATTTTAACCCGTTTTTTTTATCTTTTAAAGCCCCATAAAAAAATAGTAGGCGAAGTTCTTACGGCAAGTATACTCTTAAGTTTTTTAGGTATAATCGTTGCTTTTTATTTTCGGTTTTTGGTTGATGAAGTTTTATATTCAGGTACAAAAATAACGCTTAACTTGGTTTCTTTAGGATACCTTGTTGTAATTATTTTTCAAACGCTGTTAAATATTTCGCGTAATCAACTTATGCTTCATATGAGCAGTAAGATGGAAGCTGCTTTAAGTTTTGAATACTTTGACCATGTTATTCATCTTCCGATGGATTTTTTTACTACACGCAAAACAGGAGAGGTCCTTTCCCGTATTCATGATGTAAATACTATAAGACAGGTTCTGTCTTCTACAGGAATGAATATTATCTTGGACTCTCTAATGTTGGTTGTAGGCGGAGCTTTTTTATGTGCATCGGGCGGTATACTCATGCTGATTGCCGTTATTCCGGTTATTATTTCCGCTATTGTAATATGTTTTTTTGTGCAGCCATATAGGAGAATGATAAAAGAAAAGGCCGTAATAGATGCCGAAAAATATTCGGGTATGGTAGAGTCCATAAACGGAATAGGAACGGTAAAGGCTCTTTCAAGTGAAGATCTTGCATTTGAGCGAACCGAGGTAAAAATGGTAGATTCCGTAAATAAGGGGATTGAAATAGGTACGCTTGCAAATATAGAAAATGCCGTGCAAATGACTCTCTCACAGCTTGGAACTTTAGGCGTTTATTGGGTAGGCAGTTTTAAAATATTAACCGGAACTATGAGCCTCGGGCAGTTGATAGCATTTTCTATTTTATCGGGATATTTTTTAGGCCCCTTAGGGCGTTTATTAACCTTACAACCCACTTTACAGGAAGCCTTTGTTGCAGCAAACCGTCTTTCCGAAATACTTGATATGCCTATCGAAAAAACAACCTATTCGGGAAAAACTAAAATAGAAAATATAGAAGGTTCTATCGACATTAAAGACCTTTGTTTTGCCTACGGTTTACATGGTAATACATTAGAAAATATTAATTTAAATATAAAACCCGGAATGAAAATTGCTTTTGTAGGAGCCTCCGGTTCAGGCAAAACAACACTTGTAAAACTGCTTATGAAATTTTATAATTTTCAAAGCGGGGAAATCCTTATTGACGGTTTAAATATAAAAGATTTGGAAACCGAATCGTATCGTAAACTTATAGGTTATGTACCTCAAGAAGTTCTATTATTTTCAGGTTCAATTCGAGAAAATATTTTATGGGGAAACGGGTTTTTACCTGAAAATGCCTTGTATTATGCTGCAAAAGTTTCCCGCTCCGATGCTTTTATCAATAAGCTGCCCGATCGTTACGAAACAATTATAGGAGAACGGGGAGCAACTCTTTCGGGCGGTGAACGGCAGCGTATAGCCTTGGCCCGTATTTTACTTAGAGAACCTAAAATACTGATACTTGATGAGGCGACTGCAAGTTTAGATGCTATTACCGAAAAAGCTATAATGAACACAATTGAAGAAATAATTGAAAATAAAACTACAATTATTGTTGCTCACAGGCTTTCGACAATTATAAATTGCGATAAAATTTTTGTTTTTGATGGAGGTAAAATAAAAGAAGAAGGAACACATAAAGAGCTTATTTTAAAAAACGGAATATATACCGATCTTTGGAATGCTCAAAATACAGGTGTTTAA
- the rbr gene encoding rubrerythrin — MQSLKGTKTEQNILSAFIGESQARNKYTFWASTAEKEGFVQIARIFIETAEQEREHAKRLFNFLEGGEVTVSAAAPAGVVGTTLENLRQAAAGENHEWQHMYPEFAKTAREEGFPLIAAVMESIAVAEKYHAERYEAFIKRLEENSMWVQESPTTWKCLNCGFIVVSKNAPEKCPACAHPKAYFARLEESF, encoded by the coding sequence ATGCAATCATTAAAAGGAACAAAGACCGAACAGAATATTCTTTCGGCTTTTATCGGAGAGTCTCAGGCTCGTAATAAGTACACATTTTGGGCAAGCACAGCCGAAAAAGAAGGCTTTGTGCAAATCGCAAGGATTTTTATTGAAACGGCAGAGCAGGAAAGGGAACATGCAAAACGCCTCTTTAACTTTTTAGAGGGCGGAGAGGTTACCGTTTCGGCTGCGGCTCCTGCAGGCGTGGTAGGTACAACTTTGGAAAATCTAAGGCAGGCTGCCGCCGGTGAAAATCATGAATGGCAGCACATGTATCCGGAGTTTGCTAAAACTGCAAGGGAAGAAGGTTTTCCTTTAATTGCTGCCGTTATGGAGAGCATCGCTGTTGCCGAAAAATACCATGCAGAAAGGTATGAGGCCTTTATCAAAAGGCTCGAAGAGAATTCTATGTGGGTACAAGAAAGTCCGACAACATGGAAGTGCTTAAACTGCGGCTTTATCGTGGTAAGTAAAAACGCTCCCGAAAAATGTCCTGCCTGTGCTCATCCCAAAGCTTATTTTGCCCGTTTGGAAGAAAGTTTTTAA
- a CDS encoding TolC family protein, which yields MVKKFFYIFICCILSSLYAIEYEEFIAGVLTNSNEYQKALSKYNIKKTTAQKIQYRWIPKLSLKLNYISNVEIKTHDQIHAFTTGLNLKQTLPMGMGLTFNIDNTFALSKIKGIKNEYSSSAKTQFSMPLYFFAPAILKPYSEHEFYLGENSISFADLELQRIKEKIIAEAIYVAVSYWLQKKTIAIEEEKSQIDLQLGLNDEALWKQGKLSTLELSERNTKRYNNQLNLLNSKKRYLQMLHTLNLTGMSADAMPSNIESWIKKLESYISHEYINTDAEFLLKQKQLKVNQYYTLKEQLNRLPSFIFSFTLDPASKSKGGVKFKDTIQNYWKAEKDWLFNFAIGINIPLSPLDEVYDIDKTTKELLNLNKLEIEALSMNYQNKKEVHEINLNILNEVCILAEKNKENIQNRLASSEVLLKQGYITEIDFKIQNLDYQLSQLNSLKARLDYIIEVLNY from the coding sequence ATGGTGAAAAAATTTTTTTATATATTTATATGCTGTATATTATCTTCACTATATGCAATTGAATATGAAGAATTTATTGCCGGGGTTTTAACAAACAGTAATGAATATCAAAAAGCTCTTAGTAAATATAATATAAAAAAAACGACAGCACAAAAAATACAATATAGATGGATTCCTAAATTATCTTTAAAGTTAAACTATATTAGCAATGTGGAGATTAAGACTCATGATCAAATACATGCCTTTACAACAGGTCTCAATTTAAAACAAACCCTACCTATGGGAATGGGCTTAACTTTTAATATTGATAATACATTTGCTTTAAGTAAAATAAAAGGTATAAAAAATGAATACAGCTCTTCCGCTAAAACTCAATTTTCAATGCCGCTTTATTTTTTTGCTCCGGCTATTTTAAAACCGTATTCAGAGCATGAGTTTTATTTGGGTGAAAATAGTATTAGTTTTGCCGATTTGGAATTACAACGAATAAAAGAAAAAATAATTGCAGAGGCAATATATGTTGCTGTTTCTTATTGGCTTCAAAAAAAGACTATAGCAATTGAGGAAGAAAAGTCACAAATAGATTTACAACTGGGCTTAAATGATGAAGCTTTATGGAAGCAAGGAAAACTTTCTACGCTTGAACTTTCGGAAAGAAATACAAAAAGATATAATAATCAATTAAATTTGTTAAATTCAAAAAAAAGATACCTTCAAATGCTTCATACTTTAAATTTGACAGGGATGAGTGCAGATGCAATGCCGAGTAATATTGAATCTTGGATAAAAAAACTTGAAAGCTATATTTCTCATGAGTATATAAATACCGATGCCGAATTTTTACTTAAACAAAAGCAATTGAAGGTAAATCAATATTATACATTGAAAGAACAGCTTAATCGGCTTCCGTCGTTTATATTTTCATTTACACTTGATCCGGCTTCTAAATCAAAAGGCGGTGTGAAATTTAAAGATACTATTCAAAATTACTGGAAGGCCGAGAAGGACTGGCTTTTTAATTTTGCTATTGGAATAAATATTCCGCTGTCTCCACTTGATGAAGTCTATGATATAGATAAGACTACTAAAGAACTGCTTAATTTAAATAAACTGGAAATTGAAGCTCTTAGTATGAACTATCAAAATAAAAAAGAAGTTCATGAAATAAATTTAAATATCTTAAACGAGGTTTGTATTTTAGCAGAAAAGAATAAAGAGAATATACAAAATCGTTTAGCTTCTTCAGAAGTTTTACTAAAACAAGGCTATATAACCGAGATCGATTTTAAAATTCAAAATCTTGATTATCAGCTTTCACAATTAAATAGTCTAAAAGCCAGGCTTGATTATATAATTGAAGTTTTAAATTATTAA
- a CDS encoding HlyD family secretion protein: protein MEEVVYAKGQVRPVQNISLVKNIIAGEIVQINYLPGQKIEKGVELVKIDDSIYSARKEALQAYYDEINKKIEGLKNLIKSYHADKNLISKTDSSTYARFRVYVNEKEILTKRYNMVKKLWLEALELPATAIQQAQLRELKYKADMAELDLTTYKNKFINSLLSELDNFLIEKEKIYSQLKDANLSLKNTCIRSPISGYVQEISSLNKGDYINVGQSILNIVPDGTDNYKIEIRVPAKDAGKIMEKMKIKYRFTAFPYHEFGGGTGEVVNIEPDSFVARDGSVYFAVTGTLDKNVLLDKEKKEYFVKPGFEIDARIILREQSILWHFLKTMDLVW from the coding sequence ATGGAAGAAGTAGTATATGCAAAAGGACAGGTAAGGCCTGTACAAAATATATCATTAGTAAAAAATATAATTGCAGGTGAGATTGTACAAATAAATTATTTGCCTGGACAAAAAATAGAAAAGGGTGTAGAACTTGTAAAAATTGATGACAGTATTTATTCGGCAAGAAAAGAAGCTCTTCAAGCCTATTATGATGAAATAAATAAAAAAATTGAAGGACTCAAAAATTTAATTAAAAGTTATCATGCCGATAAAAATTTAATTTCTAAGACAGACAGCTCAACTTATGCACGCTTTAGAGTTTATGTAAATGAAAAAGAAATTTTGACAAAACGTTATAATATGGTGAAAAAATTATGGCTTGAAGCACTTGAATTACCTGCAACAGCAATTCAACAGGCTCAGTTAAGAGAGTTAAAATACAAGGCAGATATGGCAGAGCTGGATTTGACTACTTACAAAAATAAATTTATTAATTCTCTTCTTTCTGAACTGGATAACTTTTTAATAGAAAAAGAAAAAATATACAGTCAATTAAAAGATGCGAATCTTTCTTTAAAAAACACTTGCATTAGATCACCCATATCAGGTTATGTACAAGAAATTTCTTCCTTAAATAAAGGCGATTATATTAATGTAGGGCAATCGATTCTTAATATTGTTCCGGATGGAACAGATAACTATAAAATCGAAATCCGTGTTCCTGCAAAAGATGCAGGTAAAATAATGGAAAAAATGAAAATAAAATACCGATTTACCGCATTCCCATATCATGAATTCGGCGGCGGAACAGGGGAAGTGGTTAATATAGAACCGGATTCATTTGTAGCCCGTGATGGTTCGGTCTATTTTGCCGTTACAGGAACTCTCGATAAGAATGTATTACTTGATAAAGAGAAAAAAGAATACTTTGTAAAACCCGGTTTTGAAATTGATGCCCGCATTATTTTAAGAGAGCAAAGTATCTTATGGCATTTTTTAAAAACGATGGATCTTGTATGGTGA
- a CDS encoding RecQ family ATP-dependent DNA helicase: MKNQNLQETDELYRWEDTPDDLYCPFVCETDNPEYSLEKTEDAVAVCAKNVFGIPSLYPWQRLAIANILDAVHAVEARIEAEQTELKNKDGEDSDKEEKTKLLQKITSNTEDEKITSLYDEDGIMRGRQIILLPTGAGKSLCFQVPALLLDGPTVIIYPLLALMSDQFRRMAEGGLEPVIFKGGQTKEEREAQLARMEGSDGKPPAKLIIANPEVLSGGTLIDRIAACNVVHLAIDEAHCVTEWGDSFRPAYLELTNIIKKLHPYAVSAFTATASPPVLQRIAEILFEGRAHLVRGESDRTNIIYFVKHCRVKNPALLEEVQKRKRPMVIFCSSRKGTEQTASFLRLRLNDENIRFYHAGLEREEKAETEKWFHEHKSGILICTCAWGMGVDKKDVKTVIHMDPSPTAEAYIQEAGRGGRDGSIAEAVLLWSPADKKRIELLPEKQRLRAGVLKDFAESGKCRRAVLLKALGETRAEASNPDEEVIACSGCDICNKTAVQYPEDEKLFIKLIKANKRIFTQNEAIDFFSSKKIFWEAGDVKRLSAELLQEGLIKKLKTPLWKDKLSV, translated from the coding sequence ATGAAAAATCAAAATTTACAAGAAACCGATGAGCTGTACCGATGGGAGGATACGCCGGATGACCTTTATTGTCCCTTTGTCTGCGAGACCGACAACCCCGAATACAGTTTGGAAAAAACCGAAGATGCCGTTGCAGTTTGTGCAAAAAACGTTTTCGGTATTCCGTCGCTCTATCCTTGGCAGAGGCTTGCAATAGCCAATATCTTAGATGCGGTTCACGCAGTGGAAGCCCGCATTGAAGCCGAACAAACCGAACTTAAAAATAAAGACGGGGAAGATTCGGACAAAGAGGAAAAAACAAAATTGCTGCAAAAAATTACCTCAAACACCGAAGATGAAAAAATAACTTCACTTTACGATGAGGACGGAATTATGCGGGGCAGGCAAATTATTCTCCTGCCTACAGGAGCCGGAAAATCTTTGTGCTTTCAAGTTCCGGCCCTTCTGCTGGACGGGCCTACAGTAATCATCTATCCCCTCCTAGCCCTTATGAGCGATCAGTTTAGGCGAATGGCGGAGGGCGGACTTGAGCCTGTCATCTTTAAGGGCGGGCAAACTAAAGAAGAAAGAGAAGCCCAGCTTGCACGCATGGAAGGGAGCGACGGCAAACCTCCTGCAAAGCTCATAATTGCAAATCCCGAAGTTCTTTCAGGCGGAACTCTTATAGATAGGATTGCAGCCTGCAATGTGGTTCACTTGGCAATAGACGAAGCACACTGCGTTACCGAATGGGGAGACAGTTTTAGACCTGCCTATCTTGAGCTTACAAACATAATCAAAAAGCTTCATCCTTATGCGGTTTCAGCTTTTACGGCAACAGCGAGTCCTCCGGTTTTACAACGTATAGCCGAAATTCTTTTTGAGGGCAGGGCTCATTTGGTTCGAGGCGAATCGGATAGAACAAATATAATTTATTTTGTAAAGCATTGCAGGGTAAAAAATCCTGCCCTTCTTGAAGAGGTGCAAAAAAGAAAAAGACCTATGGTCATTTTTTGTTCCAGCCGGAAAGGAACGGAACAGACAGCTTCATTTTTGCGGCTCCGTTTAAATGATGAAAATATAAGATTTTATCATGCAGGCCTCGAAAGAGAAGAAAAAGCCGAAACAGAAAAATGGTTCCATGAACATAAAAGCGGTATACTGATATGTACTTGTGCCTGGGGGATGGGTGTCGATAAGAAGGATGTTAAAACTGTAATTCACATGGATCCTTCTCCTACTGCCGAAGCCTATATTCAAGAAGCCGGAAGAGGCGGGCGGGACGGGAGCATTGCCGAAGCAGTTCTGCTATGGTCGCCTGCCGATAAAAAAAGGATAGAGCTTTTACCCGAAAAACAGCGTCTTAGGGCCGGTGTTCTTAAAGACTTTGCCGAAAGCGGAAAGTGCCGCAGGGCAGTTCTATTAAAGGCCCTCGGTGAAACAAGGGCAGAAGCTTCCAATCCCGACGAAGAAGTAATAGCCTGTTCGGGCTGCGATATTTGTAATAAAACGGCTGTTCAATATCCCGAGGACGAAAAGCTTTTTATAAAACTTATAAAAGCAAATAAAAGAATTTTTACTCAAAATGAAGCTATCGATTTTTTTTCTTCAAAGAAAATATTTTGGGAAGCTGGGGATGTAAAGCGTTTAAGTGCAGAGCTGCTTCAAGAGGGGCTTATCAAAAAACTGAAAACCCCTCTTTGGAAGGATAAGCTTAGTGTTTAG